One region of Streptomyces leeuwenhoekii genomic DNA includes:
- a CDS encoding SAM-dependent methyltransferase, which produces MTHQDGNVTPIPDEVGLLYDAVVDSAAVTMGKNLHFGYWEPSDSELSFDEATDRLTDLLTERLRIGPGSRLLDIGCGVGTPGVRIARLSGAEVTGISVSEEQVKRANALARSQSSACRAEFHQANAMELPFPDASFDAAVALESMIHMPDRGQVLREIRRVLRPGGRIVLTDFHERTPLSPAHRAVVNQLLQDIMCTMVQVDDYLRLLRTAGFQFKEMVDISEETVRRTFMALAERAAHMPTEVLSKLGWKSNPADMIDISGFGYLLVVAERPMATG; this is translated from the coding sequence ATGACACATCAGGACGGAAACGTGACTCCAATCCCCGACGAGGTCGGACTGCTGTATGATGCTGTGGTCGACAGCGCCGCAGTGACAATGGGCAAGAACCTGCACTTCGGATACTGGGAACCCTCCGACAGTGAATTATCCTTCGACGAGGCCACGGACCGGCTCACCGACCTGCTGACCGAGCGTCTCCGCATCGGCCCCGGCTCACGACTCCTGGACATCGGATGCGGGGTCGGTACCCCCGGTGTGCGTATCGCCCGGCTCAGCGGCGCCGAGGTGACCGGTATTTCTGTCAGCGAGGAACAGGTCAAACGAGCAAACGCACTGGCGCGCTCACAGTCATCCGCATGCCGCGCAGAATTTCACCAGGCGAACGCGATGGAACTACCGTTCCCCGATGCCTCCTTCGACGCGGCCGTTGCCCTGGAGTCGATGATCCACATGCCGGACCGGGGGCAGGTACTCCGGGAGATCCGGCGGGTGCTGCGCCCGGGAGGACGCATCGTTCTGACCGACTTCCACGAGCGGACTCCGCTATCCCCCGCCCACCGCGCCGTCGTTAACCAGTTATTGCAGGACATCATGTGCACGATGGTGCAGGTCGACGACTATCTCCGGCTCCTGCGCACAGCGGGCTTCCAGTTCAAGGAAATGGTCGACATCAGCGAAGAGACCGTGCGCAGGACTTTCATGGCCCTGGCGGAGCGCGCCGCGCACATGCCGACGGAGGTGCTGAGCAAGCTGGGATGGAAGTCCAACCCGGCAGACATGATCGACATCTCCGGATTCGGCTACCTCCTCGTCGTCGCCGAGCGTCCCATGGCCACCGGCTGA
- a CDS encoding Rieske 2Fe-2S domain-containing protein → MASSAEMRPGRVVNRRLAGEDVVVYRTQSGRLRAVRPYCPHLGAHLGHGGRVRGENLVCPFHHFAFGPEGECVQTGYGTTPPKARLGVLECREAAGLVFVWRHARGAPASWEIEEPSTDGFGPPHCTVRTLRAHPQDFMENVIDTGHFQPVHKFSAGVLDAPHFDGPRMTSTYRLRGAAGKANALFNLAPTTRMVVQGLGILFTEADLRTIGMQLRTWFCVAPLDPGRIELRTALSVRFPRLRHRGTARILAATLPKPLVWASGRDINRDGPIWANKIYLEHPRLAQGDGPITKYRRWARQFYSD, encoded by the coding sequence GTGGCCTCCAGCGCGGAGATGCGGCCGGGACGCGTGGTCAACCGGAGACTGGCGGGCGAGGACGTGGTGGTGTACCGCACGCAGAGCGGGCGGTTACGGGCGGTGCGGCCGTACTGCCCGCACCTGGGGGCACACCTGGGCCATGGCGGCAGGGTGCGGGGCGAGAACCTCGTCTGTCCCTTCCACCACTTCGCTTTCGGGCCGGAGGGCGAGTGTGTCCAGACGGGGTATGGCACGACTCCGCCCAAGGCCCGGCTGGGGGTGCTGGAGTGCCGGGAGGCGGCCGGCCTGGTCTTCGTCTGGCGGCACGCCCGGGGCGCCCCCGCCTCATGGGAGATCGAGGAGCCGTCGACGGACGGCTTCGGGCCGCCGCACTGCACGGTCCGCACCCTCCGGGCGCACCCCCAGGACTTCATGGAGAACGTCATCGACACCGGGCACTTCCAGCCCGTCCACAAGTTCTCCGCGGGGGTCCTGGACGCCCCGCACTTCGATGGGCCCCGCATGACCTCCACCTATCGGCTCAGGGGGGCGGCCGGGAAGGCCAACGCGCTCTTCAACTTGGCACCGACGACCCGGATGGTGGTGCAGGGGCTCGGGATCCTTTTCACCGAGGCGGACCTGCGCACCATCGGCATGCAGCTGCGTACCTGGTTCTGCGTGGCGCCGCTGGACCCCGGCCGCATCGAACTGCGGACGGCCCTCTCGGTACGGTTTCCCCGGCTTCGCCACCGCGGGACCGCACGGATTCTGGCCGCCACGCTCCCGAAGCCGCTCGTCTGGGCCAGCGGCCGCGACATCAACCGCGACGGCCCCATTTGGGCGAACAAGATCTACCTCGAACACCCCCGGCTCGCGCAGGGAGATGGGCCGATCACGAAGTACCGCAGGTGGGCCCGACAGTTCTACAGCGACTGA